AGGATAGTGAATTTGTTCATAATACGGTTTGATAACCAATTATAGTGAAAGATAGCGATACATGCGCAGTTAAAATCAAAAAGCTATGCATAGATTTGAGTTTTAAACTCAACTGATGGATAATTTTCTGAAGCAAATGTGGTTATATAATGATTGGGCAAATAAACTGCTCTTTGAATCTTTTAAACAAAATGAGGCCAGGGTTCCGTATGCCTGCATGCACCTGCTCAGTCACATTATGAATGCACAGTCCAGATGGTTAAGCCGGCTGGAGATCAGGAAAGCTAGCACCGGAGTATGGGATGACCATTCGCTGGAAACTTGCGTTGCGATGCATACAAATACTGCTGATGGTATTGCTGCACAAATTGCTAAACAGGAAGCAAATCCGGAATCTGCCCCCCTTAAGTGTTACACTACCGATGGCCGGGAGTTTCAAAATAACATCAACGATATTTTACTTCATATCTTCAATCACGGAACTTATCATAGGGCTCAAATTGCACAGGAGATGCGTAAAAACGGATTAGATCCTGTCAATACAGATTATATTCAGTTTGTGCGTTAAGCTATTGCAGCCAACTATAAATATTAAGTTAACCTTGCTGACTGTCCTCGTAAGTCGGGCCGTACAGACCCGGCACTTTATTTCCGGTAGCACGCAAATAGATCACCAATTCACCGCGATGGTGGTAGATGTGGTTAAACAAAAATCCTCGGGATACAGTGCCGCGGGGCAGAGGACCAAGCACAACCTGTTCACCCACTTTCATGGTCCACAAGTCTTGTAGCTTCTCTTCGGTAAGCGATGTTAATGCGGCCCTTGCCAGCTCCACATTGCTTTCAAATAGCGCCAAAGTTGCTTTAATATCGGCCGGATCAGCACGCTCAAGCTTATCGCCGGCCATGTCATAAACATCTTTGGTAAGCGTTCCTACATACCAATAATATATGGTGGCAATATGTTGGGCAAGTTGCCCCATTGTCCAGGAAATTTCTGAGGGTTTATAATTGAGGTCTTTTTCAGGAACGGCCTGTAATAATTTACGTGTACTCTTTACTTCCTGCTCAAACTCTTCTAAGAGGTATTTTAGTATCATAATCATTTTGTTTATCAAATAGATAACAACGTGAGCAAGTGCAATGTTTTAGGGTCTTCTCATGCTCTGTTTAATCTTTTCCCGATGTTGCTCTCCCCAGGCACTTAATTCAGCAATAACGTTCCTCAAAGTCTGACTGTACTCGGTTGCTTCGTAAATGATACTTACCGGCGTAGTCGGATAAACCTTGCGGGTAATAAAGTCATTCAGCTCAAGGTCCTTTAGTTCTTTAGCCAGCACTTTAGATGATATGCCTGTCATTTGGTGCTGGATCTCGTTGAAGCGCCTTGGCGATTCTACCAGACAAAGGATCAGGGCCAGCTTCCATTTCCCGTTTAGCACGTACAGTGCATCCAGGACATTTCTGAGCGAACTTGTACATTCTGCGGTACTTATAGGCGGTTCATTGATCATCATCTTCATCCTGTAAAGGTACTCACTTACCTCGATGTAAGCACTTTCCTTTAGGTAAGTAGGGGTTTTTTATCAGCTGCCCGGCCTACTTTTGACCTTGAAAATATAAAAGGCATATTATGAAAACCATACTTCATTTAATTTCCAGCATCCAGGGTGCAGCATCCAATAGCGTTAAGCTCGGTCACAAGGTCATAGAAGGAATTCAAAAAAAATATCCGGGCAGTACACTAGAAGAACTGAACCTGGTAGAGATGGAAATACCACACCTTAACTCTGCCGTTCTTCGCACGTTTTTTATTCCCGGAGATCAGTTAACGGCAGAAGAGCAGCTATCTATCAGGCTTTCAAACGAACTTGTTCAACAATTGTTGGCTGCAGACATCATTGTCATCGGAGCCCCCTTGTACAACTTTACCATCCATACGGCATTAAAATCCTGGATAGACCACATCACCAGGGCGGGCATCACCTTTGGATACGGAGAAAGCGGTCCCGTTGGCCTGGTTAAAGGAAAAAAAGTATACATCGCGATGTCTTCTGGCGGCGTTTTTTCTGAAGGTCCGGCCGCCGCTTACGATTTTGTTGTACCTTACCTTCAAAGTTTTTTAGGCTTCTTGGGCATGACAGATGTAACCGTATTCCGTGCAGAAGGGGTTAAAATGCCCGGCATCATGGAAAAGGCAATGGAGAAAGCGATCGGCAGTATAACCATCGACTAAATCCTGGTCAATTGGAAGGACTTTTAAGTGAACTCAAATCCTCCAAAAACTGTTTAACGGCCTCTTCTTCCGTGGCCCAGCAGGTCACCAATCGTATGGCAGAATGTTCAGCATCAATTTTCTGCCATACAATAAATTCATAGTCTTTCTTTAAAGCTTCAACTACCCTGTTATTAAGAACAGGGAAGATCTGATTGGTAGAAGTATCGCATATTAAATCTATTCCCATTCCCTTTATCGCAAACTTTAGCTGCTGTGCCATCTCATTGGCATGGGCCGCCAGCTTTAAAAAAAGACCATCCCTAAAAAGCTCCAGAAATTGAATGCCAAGAATCCTTCCTTTGGCCATTAGCGCCCCTTTCTGCTTCATGTTGTAGGCAAAACCAGTGCTGATGTTTTTATTGTTGAACACAATGGCTTCGCCGAGTAATGCGCCAGCCTTAGTGCCGCCGATATAAAAAACATCCGTATACTTACCCAGGTCTAAGAAACTGAGGTCGTTTTCTTTGGAGGCCAGGGCTGATGACAAACGCGCGCCATCCATAAACAGAAGCAGACCCGCTGCGCGGCAACATTCATACAAAGCCATCAGTTCCTGTTTTGAATATATGGTGCCAACTTCTGTAGAATTGGAAATGTATACCAACCTCGGTATAGTGGTGTGTACCTCTTCAAAAAGTGTCAATAAGCC
The nucleotide sequence above comes from Pedobacter sp. MC2016-14. Encoded proteins:
- a CDS encoding low specificity L-threonine aldolase is translated as MKYSFKNDYGRGCHPQILNALSVSNMEIEEGYGEDRFSKAAKELIKAEVGGDPEVYFVAGGTQANLTVISALLKPYESVISANTAHIQVHETGAIEATGHRIQTIDTPDGKLRPEDIQGLLTLFEEVHTTIPRLVYISNSTEVGTIYSKQELMALYECCRAAGLLLFMDGARLSSALASKENDLSFLDLGKYTDVFYIGGTKAGALLGEAIVFNNKNISTGFAYNMKQKGALMAKGRILGIQFLELFRDGLFLKLAAHANEMAQQLKFAIKGMGIDLICDTSTNQIFPVLNNRVVEALKKDYEFIVWQKIDAEHSAIRLVTCWATEEEAVKQFLEDLSSLKSPSN
- a CDS encoding DinB family protein, producing the protein MDNFLKQMWLYNDWANKLLFESFKQNEARVPYACMHLLSHIMNAQSRWLSRLEIRKASTGVWDDHSLETCVAMHTNTADGIAAQIAKQEANPESAPLKCYTTDGREFQNNINDILLHIFNHGTYHRAQIAQEMRKNGLDPVNTDYIQFVR
- a CDS encoding winged helix-turn-helix transcriptional regulator, yielding MMINEPPISTAECTSSLRNVLDALYVLNGKWKLALILCLVESPRRFNEIQHQMTGISSKVLAKELKDLELNDFITRKVYPTTPVSIIYEATEYSQTLRNVIAELSAWGEQHREKIKQSMRRP
- a CDS encoding FMN-dependent NADH-azoreductase: MKTILHLISSIQGAASNSVKLGHKVIEGIQKKYPGSTLEELNLVEMEIPHLNSAVLRTFFIPGDQLTAEEQLSIRLSNELVQQLLAADIIVIGAPLYNFTIHTALKSWIDHITRAGITFGYGESGPVGLVKGKKVYIAMSSGGVFSEGPAAAYDFVVPYLQSFLGFLGMTDVTVFRAEGVKMPGIMEKAMEKAIGSITID
- a CDS encoding DinB family protein; the encoded protein is MILKYLLEEFEQEVKSTRKLLQAVPEKDLNYKPSEISWTMGQLAQHIATIYYWYVGTLTKDVYDMAGDKLERADPADIKATLALFESNVELARAALTSLTEEKLQDLWTMKVGEQVVLGPLPRGTVSRGFLFNHIYHHRGELVIYLRATGNKVPGLYGPTYEDSQQG